In the Candidatus Electrothrix sp. GW3-4 genome, one interval contains:
- a CDS encoding PIG-L family deacetylase has protein sequence MKYNHIYLSPHYDDAALSCGGSIHKQTKQQEPVAVITIFAGAPDLPNAALSKLAQAVHKEFTFLNPNPSPQDIVAARRQENEQAMLFLGADSICLEQFHDSIYRGIPGQNIFFY, from the coding sequence ATGAAATACAACCACATCTACCTTTCCCCCCATTACGACGACGCAGCCCTGTCCTGCGGCGGTTCCATCCACAAGCAGACAAAGCAGCAGGAACCGGTTGCGGTCATCACCATCTTTGCCGGTGCGCCTGACCTGCCGAACGCAGCTCTGTCCAAGCTGGCACAGGCAGTGCATAAGGAATTCACCTTCCTTAACCCGAACCCTTCTCCGCAGGATATTGTGGCCGCCCGCCGTCAGGAAAATGAACAGGCCATGCTGTTCCTCGGAGCGGACAGTATCTGCCTTGAGCAGTTCCATGATAGCATCTATCGGGGGATTCCTGGGCAGAATATCTTTTTCTACTGA
- a CDS encoding CAP domain-containing protein yields MKARCRGRLLGRSMGGLLALFGITACTSAIGATSMASSDSVGNSFDPSALVAAHNKWRTEVGSPGLQWSDSLAKSSQAWADSLKGRCAMRHSQAQEYGENIYYAGPLSKMSTSNGLETEMQQISPEKVVDSWGEEKKWYDEKSNSCHGGECGHYTQVVWKDTSEVGCGMVVCTDKGQIWVCQYKKPGNIRGQQPY; encoded by the coding sequence ATGAAAGCTCGTTGTCGTGGTCGACTTTTAGGGAGAAGTATGGGGGGGCTGCTTGCCTTGTTCGGAATAACCGCCTGTACCAGCGCAATAGGCGCCACCAGCATGGCCTCATCCGACTCTGTTGGTAATTCTTTTGATCCGTCTGCCTTAGTTGCAGCCCATAATAAATGGCGAACAGAGGTCGGTTCCCCGGGCCTGCAATGGTCAGACAGTCTGGCAAAGAGTTCGCAGGCATGGGCAGACTCCTTAAAAGGGCGCTGCGCCATGCGGCATAGTCAGGCCCAGGAGTACGGTGAAAACATCTACTATGCGGGTCCTCTCTCAAAAATGAGTACATCTAATGGGTTAGAAACAGAAATGCAGCAGATAAGCCCGGAAAAGGTGGTGGACAGCTGGGGGGAGGAGAAAAAATGGTATGACGAGAAGTCAAACTCCTGTCATGGGGGGGAATGTGGCCATTACACCCAGGTGGTCTGGAAGGACACCAGTGAGGTGGGCTGTGGCATGGTTGTTTGTACCGATAAGGGTCAAATCTGGGTTTGCCAGTACAAGAAGCCCGGCAATATCAGAGGACAGCAACCGTATTAA
- a CDS encoding nucleoside transporter C-terminal domain-containing protein, translated as MNTHYVIRGLAGMTALCLLAWLFSENKKQVRIKQVCAGLLIQLMLAALLLKLPFSKEVFLVLNKGVLLLQEATKAGTSFAFGYIGGGDLPFSEPFPGASFILAFQALPIILVMSALSALLTYWRILPALVRLFSSLFQKTMGIGGALAVGASANIFLGMVESPLLIRPYLARMTRSELFATMTCGMATIAGTVLILYVTILDKLLPDAAGHVLTASIISVPAAITVARIMIPETEDLTGGDMLPAQEAKSSMDAITQGTADGVGLFLHITAMLVVLVSLIHLVNLFLGLCPDFLGAPVTMQRALGYIMAPVAWLMGIPWQEAVPAGSLLGIKTVLNEFLAYMELAKLPSETLSPRSIVILTYALCGFANFGSLGIMIGGMGTMAPDRKKEIVSLGIRSIIAGTLATCLTGTTVGILFGQ; from the coding sequence ATGAATACTCACTACGTAATACGTGGACTCGCAGGCATGACCGCCCTTTGCCTGCTGGCATGGTTGTTCAGTGAAAACAAAAAACAGGTACGCATCAAGCAAGTCTGCGCAGGCCTGCTGATTCAGCTTATGCTTGCAGCTTTGTTACTCAAACTTCCTTTCAGCAAGGAGGTCTTTCTGGTTCTGAATAAGGGCGTACTGCTCCTCCAAGAGGCGACAAAAGCAGGCACCTCCTTTGCCTTTGGCTATATCGGCGGCGGAGACTTGCCGTTTAGCGAGCCCTTCCCTGGAGCCAGCTTTATCCTCGCCTTTCAGGCCCTGCCCATCATCCTGGTCATGAGCGCCTTATCTGCCCTGCTGACCTACTGGCGTATCCTGCCCGCCCTGGTCCGTCTCTTTTCCAGCCTTTTTCAGAAGACCATGGGCATCGGTGGGGCCCTTGCTGTTGGGGCTTCTGCCAATATCTTTCTCGGCATGGTCGAATCCCCCCTTCTGATCAGACCCTATCTTGCCCGCATGACCCGAAGTGAACTCTTTGCCACCATGACCTGCGGTATGGCCACCATTGCCGGTACTGTCCTGATCCTCTATGTCACGATATTGGATAAACTCCTTCCTGATGCAGCTGGTCATGTCCTTACCGCCTCCATCATCAGTGTACCAGCTGCCATCACTGTAGCCCGCATCATGATCCCGGAGACCGAAGACCTCACCGGAGGCGATATGCTCCCTGCCCAAGAGGCAAAGAGCAGTATGGATGCCATTACCCAGGGGACAGCGGATGGTGTCGGCCTTTTCCTTCATATCACAGCCATGCTGGTGGTCTTGGTTTCCCTTATTCATCTCGTTAATCTGTTCTTGGGCCTGTGTCCTGATTTCTTGGGCGCCCCGGTGACCATGCAGAGGGCCTTAGGATATATCATGGCCCCTGTGGCCTGGCTCATGGGGATTCCCTGGCAGGAAGCCGTACCAGCAGGCTCCTTACTTGGCATCAAGACCGTTCTTAATGAATTCCTTGCCTACATGGAGCTCGCGAAACTCCCTTCAGAAACCTTGTCACCGCGCAGTATCGTCATTCTCACCTATGCCTTATGCGGATTTGCCAACTTTGGCAGCCTCGGTATCATGATTGGCGGCATGGGAACCATGGCACCAGACCGAAAAAAAGAGATCGTTTCACTAGGAATTCGTTCGATTATTGCCGGTACCTTGGCCACCTGCTTGACCGGTACAACCGTAGGAATCTTATTCGGGCAGTAG
- a CDS encoding NfeD family protein, whose protein sequence is MEFVSPLIESVSPVLIWFLLGIVFFVTELILPGFILFFLGIGAWFTASVLALTEVSLTVQMIIFLVSSLVTLILLRSWLHSIFFGDSNEEDDSVNVDDAPATGIVTEAIMPPGLGRVKYGGSFWQATADESISVDTVVRIIERKNLIVHVSPLHAEETV, encoded by the coding sequence ATGGAATTTGTTTCTCCTCTTATAGAATCTGTTTCTCCTGTTCTTATCTGGTTTCTCCTGGGAATTGTTTTCTTTGTTACAGAGTTGATTCTTCCGGGATTTATTCTTTTTTTTCTCGGTATTGGGGCGTGGTTTACCGCTTCGGTTCTGGCCTTGACCGAGGTGTCTTTGACCGTGCAGATGATTATTTTTCTGGTCAGCTCTCTTGTTACCCTGATTTTACTTCGTTCCTGGCTTCACTCTATCTTTTTTGGTGATTCCAACGAAGAAGATGATTCCGTTAATGTGGATGACGCTCCTGCAACCGGCATTGTGACAGAGGCTATTATGCCTCCAGGGCTGGGACGGGTCAAGTACGGAGGTTCTTTTTGGCAGGCAACAGCAGATGAGTCGATTTCTGTGGATACAGTTGTTCGAATCATCGAAAGAAAAAATCTCATCGTTCATGTCTCCCCTCTGCATGCTGAAGAAACAGTATAA
- a CDS encoding NfeD family protein: MGYLVGFAAFIGVAILAGVFFANIFLGIIACGFPFLGSLKKEEKPETPMFTPSTGVVIKAIFPPDHGQIKYSGSFWRAVAEEPILENTVVQIVERKGLIIHVLPLDADKKESME, translated from the coding sequence ATGGGTTACCTTGTTGGATTTGCTGCCTTTATAGGCGTAGCTATTCTTGCCGGTGTTTTTTTTGCGAATATTTTTCTTGGGATTATTGCTTGTGGGTTCCCTTTTTTGGGATCTTTAAAGAAAGAAGAAAAACCCGAGACGCCAATGTTCACCCCGTCCACAGGTGTTGTCATCAAGGCAATTTTTCCTCCTGATCATGGACAGATTAAATACAGCGGCTCTTTTTGGCGAGCTGTTGCTGAAGAGCCGATACTCGAGAATACAGTGGTACAGATTGTAGAACGCAAGGGGCTTATTATCCATGTCCTTCCCTTGGACGCAGACAAGAAGGAATCGATGGAATAG
- a CDS encoding stomatin-like protein codes for MLFGVIVLVVFIVVVLMKTAIVVPQRHEYVVERLGKYRTTLEAGFHILIPFLDKVSYRRNLKEEPVDIGGQTCITADNVTLEVDGIMYIQVVNSRQSAYGIEDYHFAASQLAQTSLRSAIGKISLDNTFEARETLNQQVVEAIDDAAQNWGIKVLRYEIKDIQPPRSVLDAMEKQMQAEREKRAEIARSEGDKQSVINRAEGQRAEAIAKSEGEKMKRINEAEGRAQEILKVAEATAAGIRKVGESLAAPGGKDAANLEVAKKYLDEFGKMAKENNTMIVPGNLTDVSGMVATAMATLKQTSKKRPVPPSRA; via the coding sequence ATGCTGTTTGGTGTAATCGTCCTTGTTGTTTTTATTGTTGTTGTCCTCATGAAAACAGCGATCGTCGTGCCTCAGCGCCATGAATATGTGGTTGAGCGCCTGGGGAAATATCGGACCACTCTAGAAGCGGGATTCCATATTCTTATCCCTTTTCTTGATAAGGTGTCCTATAGACGAAACCTGAAAGAAGAACCCGTGGATATCGGTGGCCAAACCTGTATTACAGCGGATAACGTTACCCTGGAGGTGGACGGTATTATGTATATTCAGGTTGTCAATTCACGGCAGTCAGCCTACGGTATTGAGGATTACCATTTTGCCGCTTCCCAACTGGCCCAGACCTCACTTCGTTCCGCTATTGGTAAGATCAGCCTGGATAACACCTTTGAGGCCCGTGAGACCCTGAATCAGCAAGTAGTAGAAGCTATTGATGATGCGGCCCAGAACTGGGGCATCAAGGTGCTGCGCTATGAGATCAAGGATATTCAGCCGCCTCGTTCTGTTCTGGATGCTATGGAAAAGCAGATGCAGGCGGAACGGGAAAAACGGGCCGAGATTGCTCGATCCGAAGGTGATAAACAATCTGTAATCAACCGGGCTGAAGGGCAGCGGGCCGAGGCCATTGCCAAGTCTGAAGGTGAAAAGATGAAGCGGATCAATGAGGCTGAAGGTCGGGCCCAGGAAATCCTTAAGGTTGCAGAGGCCACTGCTGCGGGGATCCGTAAAGTCGGTGAGTCCTTGGCTGCTCCTGGAGGCAAGGATGCTGCTAATCTTGAGGTGGCGAAGAAATATCTTGATGAATTCGGCAAGATGGCCAAGGAGAATAATACCATGATTGTGCCCGGAAATCTGACCGATGTTTCTGGTATGGTTGCTACAGCTATGGCTACCCTGAAGCAGACCAGTAAAAAGCGCCCTGTTCCGCCTTCCCGGGCCTAG